One window from the genome of Hyperolius riggenbachi isolate aHypRig1 chromosome 6, aHypRig1.pri, whole genome shotgun sequence encodes:
- the LOC137521933 gene encoding enolase-phosphatase E1-like isoform X2 — protein MEKLAEPVQDTSFPTDPDQHCFKHIEETQLKNSIPAQQQGTTPFRDPNNSWFILRQNQYAKPKNKVEESNVPTNKQQVESNAEHLTSEKQTKKNIEPHSLKSPLKDQVELLKNEKASQQYDAHIEDPNKSNKKSDKVVLGTQPFVEVEQVVTPDEDIKTCGVRNSLPKTETKQVTKLDGEESTGNNAFISHQSKYVSEELSSATSSSDGFDGRPAMQERFEGTSPATLSSEELEGRSSNQEGVEETNLARVSSDELEDKSSKQKRVSQATLSSDRPEGIPTKHEKVEETNLTTVSSEQLEGKLSKQERFEETSLAAVPFDRLEGCPEEPERGKEIILATVSSEEFDSIPKKSERFRETNRVTVFSDELEGRPTIQEIFEEIGQATGSPDELERRSSKHERVVKSSQATVSFDGPEGRPTKWERVIENDPATVSCMFEDRPSKQERIEEISLVTVSSEELDNIPTNLERLKETDPVIVSSEEFEERPTMQERLEENNPATVSSEQLEGKLSKQESVEETSLAAVPFDRLKGWPAEQERIKEVILATVSSEELDSISTKPEKFREVNPVTVFSDELKEVLAMQERFEETSPATVSPEELEDKSSKQERFKETSHFTMSSDRPEGIPTKQERVEETNLTTVSSEQLEGRSSKQEIFEETSVAAVPFDRLEGCPAEQERVEHINLATVSSEELYSIPAKPERFRKINPVTKFSDELDERTTIQEMLEDIGQAKVFSDELEGRSSKQERVKETSQVSFNVLKDIQTKSEKMEETKLGRLFSDELEGRSSKQERIEEISLVTVSSEELDNIPTNLERLKETDPVIVSSEEFEERPTMQERLEENNPATVSSEQLEGKLSKQESVEETSLAAVPFDRLKGWPAEQERVKEVILATVSSEELDSISTKPEKFREVNPVTVFSDELKEVLAMQERFEETSPATVSPEELEDKSSKQERFKETSHFTMSSDRPEGIPTKQERVEETNLTTVSSEQLEGRSSKQEIFEETSLAAVPFDRLEGCPAEQERVEHINLATVSSEELYSIPAKPERFRKINPVTKFFDELDERTTIQEMLEDIGQAKVFSDELEGRSSKQKRVKETSQVSFNVLKDIQTKSEKMEETKLGRLFSDELEGRSSKQEGIEETSQATESSDRLKGSLIKQKRVKEPNLATVSRELEGRPSKPTRFEENSMATMSHVRLKGCSVNLDGDVESPTSESSHPTPTQRNLEYDGETYENKRHNTSHGHGQEETWSDLPWKIFNGLRQILGPLMRSCLMCLMSQPRRAHTEDAVWLILWFCRESSLYGKSLEVKNGIDFFCKIPEAEGPVNVTCEDGVSQAFLMSNCTAVLTPDTDRTFFLEGVGYQIVITGKVNFTSKEEGLKHLFLDKPEIIPDIISTSPSPPESSMELPAMLFFNLPTLGLLILICLFVWIVWRTGGQSSDEETNKENDPLTGGNAESVPKPTLNGANGHVNVHIPEDTTEEPLEETSN, from the exons TCAACATTGTTTCAAACACATTGAAGAAACTCAACTAAAAAATAGCATCCCGGCACAACAACAAGGAACGACACCATTCCGTGATCCGAACAACTCATGGTTCATACTTCGCCAAAACCAATATGCAAAACCTAAGAACAAGGTTGAGGAATCAAATGTTCCTACAAACAAACAGCAGGTAGAATCAAATGCTGAGCATCTCACCAGCGAGAAGCAGACCAAGAAAAACATTGAACCACACAGTCTGAAAAGTCCACTGAAGGACCAAGTAGAACTTTTGAAAAATGAGAAAGCCAGTCAACAATATGATGCACACATTGAAGACCCCAATAAATCAAACAAGAAATCGGATAAGGTTGTTCTGGGCACCCAGCCTTTTGTGGAAGTAGAGCAGGTTGTGACTCCTGATGAGGATATTAAAACCTGTGGTGTAAGAAACAGTTTACCTAAAACTGAAACAAAACAAGTTACAAAGCTAGATGGAGAAGAGTCCACTGGAAACAATGCTTTTATTTCACATCAAAGCAAGTATGTATCTGAAGAACTCAGTTCAGCTACATCTTCTTCTGATGGGTTTGATGGAAGGCCAGCCATGCAGGAAAGGTTTGAAGGGACCAGTCCAGCAACATTATCTTCTGAAGAACTTGAAGGCAGGTCATCAAATCAGGAGGGAGTTGAAGAAACCAATTTGGCTAGAGTATCTTCAGATGAGCTTGAAGACAAGTCATCAAAGCAGAAGAGAGTTAGTCAGGCTACATTGTCTTCTGATCGACCTGAAGGGATCCCAACAAAACATGAAAAGGTTGAAGAAACCAATCTGACTACAGTATCTTCTGAACAACTTGAAGGCAAGTTATCAAAGCAGGAGAGATTTGAGGAAACCAGTCTGGCTGCAGTTCCTTTTGATAGACTTGAAGGCTGCCCAGAAGAGCCGGAAAGGGGTAAAGAAATAATTTTGGCTACAGTATCTTCTGAAGAGTTTGATAGCATCCCAAAAAAGTCAGAGAGGTTTAGAGAAACCAATCGTGTTACAGTGTTTTCTGATGAGCTTGAAGGAAGGCCAACTATTCAAGAAATATTTGAAGAGATTGGTCAAGCTACAGGGTCTCCTGATGAACTTGAAAGAAGGTCATCAAAACACGAAAGAGTTGTAAAAAGCAGTCAGGCTACAGTGTCATTTGATGGACCTGAAGGGAGACCAACAAAGTGGGAAAGGGTTATAGAGAATGATCCCGCTACAGTGTCCTGTATGTTTGAAGACAGGCCATCAAAGCAGGAAAGAATTGAGGAAATCAGTTTGGTTACAGTGTCTTCTGAAGAGCTTGACAACATTCCAACAAACCTAGAAAGGTTAAAAGAAACCGATCCTGTAATAGTGTCTTCTGAGGAGTTTGAAGAAAGGCCAACCATGCAGGAAAGGCTTGAAGAAAACAATCCAGCCACAGTATCTTCCGAACAACTTGAAGGCAAGTTATCAAAGCAGGAGAGCGTTGAAGAAACCAGTCTTGCTGCAGTGCCTTTTGATAGGCTCAAAGGCTGGCCAGCAGAGCAGGAAAGGATCAAAGAAGTCATTTTGGCTACAGTATCTTCCGAAGAGCTTGACAGCATCTCAACTAAGCCAGAAAAGTTTAGAGAAGTCAATCCTGTTACAGTGTTTTCTGATGAGCTTAAAGAGGTTTTAGCCATGCAGGAAAGGTTTGAAGAGACCAGTCCAGCAACAGTATCTCCTGAAGAACTTGAAGACAAGTCATCAAAGCAGGAGAGATTTAAAGAAACCAGTCACTTTACAATGTCTTCTGATCGACCTGAAGGGATCCCAACAAAGCAGGAAAGGGTTGAAGAAACCAATCTGACAACAGTGTCTTCTGAACAACTTGAAGGCAGGTCATCAAAGCAGGAGATATTTGAGGAAACCAGTGTGGCTGCAGTGCCTTTTGATAGACTTGAAGGCTGCCCAGCAGAGCAGGAAAGGGTTGAACATATCAATTTGGCTACAGTATCTTCTGAAGAGCTTTACAgcatcccagcaaagccagagagGTTTAGAAAAATCAATCCTGTTACAAAGTTTTCTGATGAGCTTGACGAAAGGACAACTATTCAAGAAATGCTTGAAGATATTGGTCAAGCTAAGGTGTTTTCTGATGAACTTGAAGGCAGGTCATCAAAGCAGGAAAGAGTTAAAGAAACCAGTCAAGTGTCTTTTAATGTACTTAAAGACATCCAAACAAAGTCAGAAAAAATGGAAGAAACCAAACTGGGTAGATTGTTTTCTGATGAGCTTGAAGGCAGGTCATCAAAGCAGGAAAGAATTGAGGAAATCAGTTTGGTTACAGTGTCTTCTGAAGAGCTTGACAACATTCCAACAAACCTAGAAAGGTTAAAAGAAACCGATCCTGTAATAGTGTCTTCTGAGGAGTTTGAAGAAAGGCCAACCATGCAGGAAAGGCTTGAAGAAAACAATCCAGCCACAGTATCTTCCGAACAACTTGAAGGCAAGTTATCAAAGCAGGAGAGCGTTGAAGAAACCAGTCTTGCTGCAGTGCCTTTTGATAGGCTCAAAGGCTGGCCAGCAGAGCAGGAAAGGGTCAAAGAAGTCATTTTGGCTACAGTATCTTCCGAAGAGCTTGACAGCATCTCAACTAAGCCAGAAAAGTTTAGAGAAGTCAATCCTGTTACAGTGTTTTCTGATGAGCTTAAAGAGGTTTTAGCCATGCAGGAAAGGTTTGAAGAGACCAGTCCAGCAACAGTATCTCCTGAAGAACTTGAAGACAAGTCATCAAAGCAGGAGAGATTTAAAGAAACCAGTCACTTTACAATGTCTTCTGATCGACCTGAAGGGATCCCAACAAAGCAGGAAAGGGTTGAAGAAACCAATCTGACAACAGTGTCTTCTGAACAACTTGAAGGCAGGTCATCAAAGCAGGAGATATTTGAGGAAACCAGTCTGGCTGCAGTGCCTTTTGATAGACTTGAAGGCTGCCCAGCAGAGCAGGAAAGGGTTGAACATATCAATTTGGCTACAGTATCTTCTGAAGAGCTTTACAgcatcccagcaaagccagagagGTTTAGAAAAATCAATCCTGTTACAAAGTTTTTTGATGAGCTTGACGAAAGGACAACTATTCAAGAAATGCTTGAAGATATTGGTCAAGCTAAGGTGTTTTCTGATGAACTTGAAGGCAGGTCATCAAAGCAGAAAAGAGTTAAAGAAACCAGTCAAGTGTCTTTTAATGTACTTAAAGACATCCAAACAAAGTCAGAAAAAATGGAAGAAACCAAACTGGGTAGATTGTTTTCTGATGAGCTTGAAGGCAGGTCATCAAAGCAGGAAGGAATTGAAGAAACCAGTCAGGCTACAGAGTCTTCTGATAGACTCAAAGGGAGCCTAATAAAGCAGAAAAGGGTTAAAGAACCCAATCTGGCTACAGTTTCTCGTGAGCTTGAAGGCAGGCCATCAAAGCCAACAAGATTTGAAGAAAACAGTATGGCTACAATGTCTCATGTCAGGCTTAAAGGCTGTTCAGTCAACCTTGATGGTGATGTAGAAAGTCCCACGTCAGAATCATCGCATCCCACACCAACACAAAGAAACCTTGAATATGATGGGGAGACCTATGAAAAcaaaaggcacaacaccagtcatGGGCATGGACAGGAAGAAACATGGTCTGATCTTCCATGGAAGATATTCAATGGCCTCAGACAGATACTCG GTCCACTGATGCGTTCATGTTTGATGTGTTTAATGTCCCAGCCCAGGAGGGCACATA CTGAAGATGCTGTGTGGTTGATTCTCTGGTTCTGCAGGGAAAGTTCCCTATATGGGAAGAGCCTGGAAGTCAAAAATGGCATTGACTTCTTTTGTAAGATCCCTGAGGCTGAAGGACCTGTGAATGTGACTTGTGAAGATGGGGTATCTCAGGCTTTTTTGATGTCAAACTGCACAGCTGTCCTCACTCCAGATACAGACCGAACGTTCTTCTTAGAAGGAGTTGGTTATCAGATTGTTATAACTGGCAAAG
- the LOC137521933 gene encoding enolase-phosphatase E1-like isoform X3, with protein sequence MEKLAEPVQDTSFPTDPDQHCFKHIEETQLKNSIPAQQQGTTPFRDPNNSWFILRQNQYAKPKNKVEESNVPTNKQQVESNAEHLTSEKQTKKNIEPHSLKSPLKDQVELLKNEKASQQYDAHIEDPNKSNKKSDKVVLGTQPFVEVEQVVTPDEDIKTCGVRNSLPKTETKQVTKLDGEESTGNNAFISHQSKYVSEELSSATSSSDGFDGRPAMQERFEGTSPATLSSEELEGRSSNQEGVEETNLARVSSDELEDKSSKQKRVSQATLSSDRPEGIPTKHEKVEETNLTTVSSEQLEGKLSKQERFEETSLAAVPFDRLEGCPEEPERGKEIILATVSSEEFDSIPKKSERFRETNRVTVFSDELEGRPTIQEIFEEIGQATGSPDELERRSSKHERVVKSSQATVSFDGPEGRPTKWERVIENDPATVSCMFEDRPSKQERIEEISLVTVSSEELDNIPTNLERLKETDPVIVSSEEFEERPTMQERLEENNPATVSSEQLEGKLSKQESVEETSLAAVPFDRLKGWPAEQERIKEVILATVSSEELDSISTKPEKFREVNPVTVFSDELKEVLAMQERFEETSPATVSPEELEDKSSKQERFKETSHFTMSSDRPEGIPTKQERVEETNLTTVSSEQLEGRSSKQEIFEETSVAAVPFDRLEGCPAEQERVEHINLATVSSEELYSIPAKPERFRKINPVTKFSDELDERTTIQEMLEDIGQAKVFSDELEGRSSKQERVKETSQVSFNVLKDIQTKSEKMEETKLGRLFSDELEGRSSKQERIEEISLVTVSSEELDNIPTNLERLKETDPVIVSSEEFEERPTMQERLEENNPATVSSEQLEGKLSKQESVEETSLAAVPFDRLKGWPAEQERVKEVILATVSSEELDSISTKPEKFREVNPVTVFSDELKEVLAMQERFEETSPATVSPEELEDKSSKQERFKETSHFTMSSDRPEGIPTKQERVEETNLTTVSSEQLEGRSSKQEIFEETSLAAVPFDRLEGCPAEQERVEHINLATVSSEELYSIPAKPERFRKINPVTKFFDELDERTTIQEMLEDIGQAKVFSDELEGRSSKQKRVKETSQVSFNVLKDIQTKSEKMEETKLGRLFSDELEGRSSKQEGIEETSQATESSDRLKGSLIKQKRVKEPNLATVSRELEGRPSKPTRFEENSMATMSHVRLKGCSVNLDGDVESPTSESSHPTPTQRNLEYDGETYENKRHNTSHGHGQEETWSDLPWKIFNGLRQILGPLMRSCLMCLMSQPRRAHSLLLGSFLMCFFISQLPGVQAEDAVWLILWFCRESSLYGKSLEVKNGIDFFCKIPEAEGPVNVTCEDGVSQAFLMSNCTAVLTPDTDRTFFLEGVGYQIVITGKESSMELPAMLFFNLPTLGLLILICLFVWIVWRTGGQSSDEETNKENDPLTGGNAESVPKPTLNGANGHVNVHIPEDTTEEPLEETSN encoded by the exons TCAACATTGTTTCAAACACATTGAAGAAACTCAACTAAAAAATAGCATCCCGGCACAACAACAAGGAACGACACCATTCCGTGATCCGAACAACTCATGGTTCATACTTCGCCAAAACCAATATGCAAAACCTAAGAACAAGGTTGAGGAATCAAATGTTCCTACAAACAAACAGCAGGTAGAATCAAATGCTGAGCATCTCACCAGCGAGAAGCAGACCAAGAAAAACATTGAACCACACAGTCTGAAAAGTCCACTGAAGGACCAAGTAGAACTTTTGAAAAATGAGAAAGCCAGTCAACAATATGATGCACACATTGAAGACCCCAATAAATCAAACAAGAAATCGGATAAGGTTGTTCTGGGCACCCAGCCTTTTGTGGAAGTAGAGCAGGTTGTGACTCCTGATGAGGATATTAAAACCTGTGGTGTAAGAAACAGTTTACCTAAAACTGAAACAAAACAAGTTACAAAGCTAGATGGAGAAGAGTCCACTGGAAACAATGCTTTTATTTCACATCAAAGCAAGTATGTATCTGAAGAACTCAGTTCAGCTACATCTTCTTCTGATGGGTTTGATGGAAGGCCAGCCATGCAGGAAAGGTTTGAAGGGACCAGTCCAGCAACATTATCTTCTGAAGAACTTGAAGGCAGGTCATCAAATCAGGAGGGAGTTGAAGAAACCAATTTGGCTAGAGTATCTTCAGATGAGCTTGAAGACAAGTCATCAAAGCAGAAGAGAGTTAGTCAGGCTACATTGTCTTCTGATCGACCTGAAGGGATCCCAACAAAACATGAAAAGGTTGAAGAAACCAATCTGACTACAGTATCTTCTGAACAACTTGAAGGCAAGTTATCAAAGCAGGAGAGATTTGAGGAAACCAGTCTGGCTGCAGTTCCTTTTGATAGACTTGAAGGCTGCCCAGAAGAGCCGGAAAGGGGTAAAGAAATAATTTTGGCTACAGTATCTTCTGAAGAGTTTGATAGCATCCCAAAAAAGTCAGAGAGGTTTAGAGAAACCAATCGTGTTACAGTGTTTTCTGATGAGCTTGAAGGAAGGCCAACTATTCAAGAAATATTTGAAGAGATTGGTCAAGCTACAGGGTCTCCTGATGAACTTGAAAGAAGGTCATCAAAACACGAAAGAGTTGTAAAAAGCAGTCAGGCTACAGTGTCATTTGATGGACCTGAAGGGAGACCAACAAAGTGGGAAAGGGTTATAGAGAATGATCCCGCTACAGTGTCCTGTATGTTTGAAGACAGGCCATCAAAGCAGGAAAGAATTGAGGAAATCAGTTTGGTTACAGTGTCTTCTGAAGAGCTTGACAACATTCCAACAAACCTAGAAAGGTTAAAAGAAACCGATCCTGTAATAGTGTCTTCTGAGGAGTTTGAAGAAAGGCCAACCATGCAGGAAAGGCTTGAAGAAAACAATCCAGCCACAGTATCTTCCGAACAACTTGAAGGCAAGTTATCAAAGCAGGAGAGCGTTGAAGAAACCAGTCTTGCTGCAGTGCCTTTTGATAGGCTCAAAGGCTGGCCAGCAGAGCAGGAAAGGATCAAAGAAGTCATTTTGGCTACAGTATCTTCCGAAGAGCTTGACAGCATCTCAACTAAGCCAGAAAAGTTTAGAGAAGTCAATCCTGTTACAGTGTTTTCTGATGAGCTTAAAGAGGTTTTAGCCATGCAGGAAAGGTTTGAAGAGACCAGTCCAGCAACAGTATCTCCTGAAGAACTTGAAGACAAGTCATCAAAGCAGGAGAGATTTAAAGAAACCAGTCACTTTACAATGTCTTCTGATCGACCTGAAGGGATCCCAACAAAGCAGGAAAGGGTTGAAGAAACCAATCTGACAACAGTGTCTTCTGAACAACTTGAAGGCAGGTCATCAAAGCAGGAGATATTTGAGGAAACCAGTGTGGCTGCAGTGCCTTTTGATAGACTTGAAGGCTGCCCAGCAGAGCAGGAAAGGGTTGAACATATCAATTTGGCTACAGTATCTTCTGAAGAGCTTTACAgcatcccagcaaagccagagagGTTTAGAAAAATCAATCCTGTTACAAAGTTTTCTGATGAGCTTGACGAAAGGACAACTATTCAAGAAATGCTTGAAGATATTGGTCAAGCTAAGGTGTTTTCTGATGAACTTGAAGGCAGGTCATCAAAGCAGGAAAGAGTTAAAGAAACCAGTCAAGTGTCTTTTAATGTACTTAAAGACATCCAAACAAAGTCAGAAAAAATGGAAGAAACCAAACTGGGTAGATTGTTTTCTGATGAGCTTGAAGGCAGGTCATCAAAGCAGGAAAGAATTGAGGAAATCAGTTTGGTTACAGTGTCTTCTGAAGAGCTTGACAACATTCCAACAAACCTAGAAAGGTTAAAAGAAACCGATCCTGTAATAGTGTCTTCTGAGGAGTTTGAAGAAAGGCCAACCATGCAGGAAAGGCTTGAAGAAAACAATCCAGCCACAGTATCTTCCGAACAACTTGAAGGCAAGTTATCAAAGCAGGAGAGCGTTGAAGAAACCAGTCTTGCTGCAGTGCCTTTTGATAGGCTCAAAGGCTGGCCAGCAGAGCAGGAAAGGGTCAAAGAAGTCATTTTGGCTACAGTATCTTCCGAAGAGCTTGACAGCATCTCAACTAAGCCAGAAAAGTTTAGAGAAGTCAATCCTGTTACAGTGTTTTCTGATGAGCTTAAAGAGGTTTTAGCCATGCAGGAAAGGTTTGAAGAGACCAGTCCAGCAACAGTATCTCCTGAAGAACTTGAAGACAAGTCATCAAAGCAGGAGAGATTTAAAGAAACCAGTCACTTTACAATGTCTTCTGATCGACCTGAAGGGATCCCAACAAAGCAGGAAAGGGTTGAAGAAACCAATCTGACAACAGTGTCTTCTGAACAACTTGAAGGCAGGTCATCAAAGCAGGAGATATTTGAGGAAACCAGTCTGGCTGCAGTGCCTTTTGATAGACTTGAAGGCTGCCCAGCAGAGCAGGAAAGGGTTGAACATATCAATTTGGCTACAGTATCTTCTGAAGAGCTTTACAgcatcccagcaaagccagagagGTTTAGAAAAATCAATCCTGTTACAAAGTTTTTTGATGAGCTTGACGAAAGGACAACTATTCAAGAAATGCTTGAAGATATTGGTCAAGCTAAGGTGTTTTCTGATGAACTTGAAGGCAGGTCATCAAAGCAGAAAAGAGTTAAAGAAACCAGTCAAGTGTCTTTTAATGTACTTAAAGACATCCAAACAAAGTCAGAAAAAATGGAAGAAACCAAACTGGGTAGATTGTTTTCTGATGAGCTTGAAGGCAGGTCATCAAAGCAGGAAGGAATTGAAGAAACCAGTCAGGCTACAGAGTCTTCTGATAGACTCAAAGGGAGCCTAATAAAGCAGAAAAGGGTTAAAGAACCCAATCTGGCTACAGTTTCTCGTGAGCTTGAAGGCAGGCCATCAAAGCCAACAAGATTTGAAGAAAACAGTATGGCTACAATGTCTCATGTCAGGCTTAAAGGCTGTTCAGTCAACCTTGATGGTGATGTAGAAAGTCCCACGTCAGAATCATCGCATCCCACACCAACACAAAGAAACCTTGAATATGATGGGGAGACCTATGAAAAcaaaaggcacaacaccagtcatGGGCATGGACAGGAAGAAACATGGTCTGATCTTCCATGGAAGATATTCAATGGCCTCAGACAGATACTCG GTCCACTGATGCGTTCATGTTTGATGTGTTTAATGTCCCAGCCCAGGAGGGCACATA GTCTCTTACTTGGCAGCTTCttgatgtgtttttttatctCCCAGCTCCCAGGGGTCCAAG CTGAAGATGCTGTGTGGTTGATTCTCTGGTTCTGCAGGGAAAGTTCCCTATATGGGAAGAGCCTGGAAGTCAAAAATGGCATTGACTTCTTTTGTAAGATCCCTGAGGCTGAAGGACCTGTGAATGTGACTTGTGAAGATGGGGTATCTCAGGCTTTTTTGATGTCAAACTGCACAGCTGTCCTCACTCCAGATACAGACCGAACGTTCTTCTTAGAAGGAGTTGGTTATCAGATTGTTATAACTGGCAAAG